ATCCACGTGTCGTTTGCACGGTCGGACGCCTCGGGACCAGGTGAAGGGTCCGGGATCCACGTTACCCGGAGTGACGCCGTCCCTGCTTCGCGACCGAACCAGGATGGATCGAGCGTCGCCTGTAATTCCCGGCTCTCCTCGGGCGGCTTACCTTCAACAGAGCGAACGGCAGGATGTCTCGTCAGCTCGCCGCGTAACTCGCGCAGTATTCGGTGTCGATCCGAACCAGAATTAGTCCCTCCATCGGGCCGGTTCCGCCGCGAATCTCGGCCACCGGTCATACTGTAACCGACGACGAATCCGACATCCAAGTATCGTAGTTCTCGATCGCGTCCTGCACGAGCGAGAGCCGATACCGCGCGAGTTCCCAGTCGCTCGCGGCCTGAACAAGTTCGTACGCCTGATCGGCAGTGGTGTCGTCCGCGGCTGCTCGTTCACGCAATATATCTGGGGAGTCAGCGTCGTACTCTGCCTCCCAGACTGCAATATCGTTTTTTAATTGGGCGGCCTGCTCCGAGAGTTCCCGTTTGGTCCTCTCCCGAAGTAATTCCCGAACATCACGAAGTCGTGTGTATAGTGGATCCGGATAGTAGTGACGGGTTCCGTCTTTCTCGATTGGAGTCACTACACCGAGATCAATGAGTCGGTCGAGGTGATCCCGCGCCGTGTTCGGCGAGACAACAGCCTCCTCTGCGATCCATGGAGCAGGCCGGGGGTCCGTGAGCGTCATT
The Halalkaliarchaeum desulfuricum DNA segment above includes these coding regions:
- a CDS encoding DUF7342 family protein, which codes for MSEDEADGEASWERTWKEHASAFDRVKSVTMTLTDPRPAPWIAEEAVVSPNTARDHLDRLIDLGVVTPIEKDGTRHYYPDPLYTRLRDVRELLRERTKRELSEQAAQLKNDIAVWEAEYDADSPDILRERAAADDTTADQAYELVQAASDWELARYRLSLVQDAIENYDTWMSDSSSVTV